From the Primulina tabacum isolate GXHZ01 chromosome 3, ASM2559414v2, whole genome shotgun sequence genome, one window contains:
- the LOC142539175 gene encoding transcription repressor MYB5-like: protein MRRPSLSSLKQAAAAAAATKVEVKRGPWTAEEDEILADYVKRAGEGRWRMLPKKAGLLRCGKSCRLRWMNYLRPSLKHGNISSDEEDLILRLHRLLGNRWSLIAGRIPGRTDNEIKNYWNTYLSKKLISQGIDPTTHRPLNPILDFENQTSCSLDTEPQYRNHARFSLDEKTVIRAGTNTIDNDQWKFI from the exons ATGAGAAGGCCATCACTATCATCATTGAAGcaagcagcagcagcagcggctGCAACAAAGGTGGAGGTAAAAAGAGGGCCGTGGACAGCGGAGGAGGACGAAATTCTGGCGGATTATGTGAAGAGAGCGGGCGAGGGGCGGTGGCGCATGCTGCCGAAGAAGGCGGGGTTGCTGCGCTGTGGGAAGAGCTGCCGCCTGCGATGGATGAACTACCTCCGGCCCTCCCTCAAACATGGTAACATCTCATCTGATGAAGAAGATCTCATTCTTCGCCTTCACCGCCTTCTCGGAAACAG GTGGTCATTGATAGCCGGAAGAATTCCGGGGCGCACGGATAACGAAATAAAGAATTACTGGAACACGTACCTTAGCAAGAAGCTCATCAGTCAAGGAATCGATCCAACAACTCACAGGCCATTAAACCCTATTTTGGATTTCGAAAACCAAACTTCTTGTTCTTTAGACACTGAACCTCAATATCGCAATCATGCCCGATTTTCCCTAGATGAGAAAACGGTAATCAGGGCCGGGACTAATACCATAGATAATGATCAGTGGAAATTTATATGA
- the LOC142538217 gene encoding uncharacterized protein LOC142538217 produces the protein MNAESSQLNQAELAAILGPDPAPFEALITHLMSTLNEQRSQAESIFNLLKQNDPNSLVLKLSHVVSYSVQPEARAMSTILLRRQLTRDDSFIWPQLSESTRAAVKNILLASIQREDSKSNIRKLCDTVSELASSLLPDNQWPEILPFMFQCVTSDSPKLQESSFLMLSQLAQFIGETLIPYITDLHTVFLNVLNNSPNPDVKIAALSAVINFIQCLTSSSDRDRFQDLLPSMMRTLTEALNSGQEATAQEALELLIELAGAEPRFLRRQIVDVVGSMLQVAEANSLEEGTRHLAIEFVITLAEARDRAPGLMRKMPQFINRLFAILMKMLLEVEDDPAWHSAEVKDEDAGETGDYSVGQECLDRLSLALGGNTIVPVVSDQLPEYLSAPEWQKQHAALIALAQIAEGCSKVMIKNLEQVVNMVLNSFQNPHPRVRWAAINAIGQLSTDLGPDLQVQYHQRVLPALVVAMDDFQNPRVQAHSASAVLNFSENCTPEILTPYLDVIVHKLLLLLQNPKQMVQEGALTALASVADSSQEHFQKYYDAVMPYLKAILVNATDKSNRMLRAKAMECISLVGMAVGKEKFRDDAKQVMEVLLSLQGSQMETDDPTTSYMLQAWARLCKCLGQDFLPYMSVVMPPLLQSAQLKPDVTITSADSDDEVDVSDDESMETITLGDKKIGIKTSVLEEKATACNMLCCYADELKEGFYPWVDQVAPTLVPLLKFYFHEEVRKAAVSAMPELLRSAKLAVEKGIAQGRNETYVKQLSDYIIPAMVEALHKEPDTEICASMLDSLNECLQISGPLLDESQVKSIVDELKQVITASSSRKGERAERAKSEDFDAEEGEFLKEENEQEEEVFDQVGEIIGTLIKTFKTSFLPFFDELSSYLMPMWGKDKTAEERRIAICIFDDLAEQCREAALKYYDTYFPFLLEACNDESPDVRQAAVYGIGICAEFGGSVVKPLVGEALSRLNIVIRHPNALQQDNVMAYDNAVSALGKICQFHRDSINSAQVVPAWLSCLPIKGDLIEAKVVHDQLCSMVERSDTDLLGPNNQFLPKIVTVFAEVLCAGKDLATEQTAGRMINLLRQLQQTLPPSVLASTWSSLQPQQQLTLQSILS, from the exons ATGAACGCCGAGTCTTCTCAGCTCAATCAAGCCGAATTGGCGGCGATTTTGGGGCCGGACCCGGCGCCCTTCGAAGCATTGATAACTCACTTGATGTCCACTCTCAACGAGCAACGATCCCAGGCGGAGTCAATTTTCAATTTGCTGAAGCAGAACGATCCCAATTCTCTCGTGCTCAAGCTTTCTCACGTCGTTTCGTATTCCGTTCAACCAGAGGCTCGCGCCATGTCCACAATCCTCCTCCGCAGGCAGCTCACTCGCGACGACTCCTTTATCTGGCCGCAACTTTCGGAGTCAACCCGTGCCGCCGTAAAAAATATCTTACTGGCATCAATTCAGCGTGAGGATTCCAAATCCAATATTAGAAAGCTGTGCGACACCGTTTCTGAACTTGCTTCATCACTCCTTCCCGATAATCAGTGGCCGGAGATTCTACCCTTTATGTTTCAATGTGTGACTTCGGATTCCCCAAAATTGCAAGAATCATCTTTTTTGATGTTGTCTCAATTGGCTCAGTTCATTGGAGAAACGTTAATTCCCTACATAACTGATTTGCACACAGTGTTCTTGAATGTACTGAATAATTCCCCTAACCCGGATGTGAAGATTGCTGCTTTAAGTGCGGTTATTAATTTCATTCAGTGCTTGACCAGTTCAAGCGACCGGGATAGGTTCCAGGATTTGTTGCCTTCGATGATGAGGACTTTGACCGAGGCTCTGAACTCCGGGCAGGAGGCAACCGCACAGGAGGCCTTGGAGTTGCTAATAGAGTTGGCTGGGGCAGAGCCTAGATTTTTGCGAAGGCAGATTGTTGATGTAGTGGGGTCCATGCTGCAGGTAGCTGAGGCCAATAGCTTAGAGGAAGGCACTAGGCACCTGGCAATTGAGTTTGTTATTACTCTAGCCGAGGCACGGGATAGAGCACCTGGGTTGATGCGCAAGATGCCACAGTTCATCAACAGACTATTTGCTATCCTCATGAAAATGCTTTTGGAAGTAGAGGACGACCCTGCTTGGCACAGTGCAGAGGTCAAGGATGAAGATGCGGGGGAGACCGGTGATTACAGTGTAGGGCAGGAGTGCCTGGATAGATTGTCACTCGCTCTTGGTGGGAATACTATTGTTCCAGTGGTTTCTGATCAGCTTCCGGAATACTTGTCTGCTCCTGAGTGGCAGAAGCAGCATGCTGCCCTTATTGCTCTTGCCCAAATTGCAGAGGGTTGCTCAAAG GTGATGATAAAAAATTTGGAGCAAGTTGTAAACATGGTTCTGAACTCCTTTCAAAATCCACATCCTCGTGTGAGATGGGCTGCTATTAATGCAATTGGGCAGCTTTCAACTGACTTGGGCCCGGATCTACAGGTTCAGTATCATCAAAGGGTGCTACCTGCACTAGTTGTAGCCATGGATGATTTCCAAAATCCTCGCGTACAG GCACATTCTGCTTCTGCCGTGCTAAACTTTAGTGAGAACTGCACCCCAGAAATTCTGACGCCATACTTAGATGTGATAGTGCACAAGCTGCTACTACTTCTACAG AACCCTAAGCAAATGGTGCAGGAGGGAGCCTTGACCGCTTTGGCTTCAGTTGCTGATTCTTCTCAG GAGCACTTCCAGAAATACTATGATGCTGTTATGCCTTACCTGAAAGCTATATTAGTGAATGCAACAGACAAGTCTAACCGTATGCTTCGTGCCAAAGCAATGGAGTGCATTAGCTTAGTTGGAATGGCAGTTGGAAAGGAGAAATTCAGAGATGATGCCAAGCAG GTCATGGAAGTGCTTTTGTCGTTGCAAGGATCTCAAATGGAGACAGATGATCCAACTACCAGTTACATGCTACAG GCATGGGCCAGACTTTGTAAGTGCTTGGGACAGGATTTTCTTCCTTACATGAGCGTGGTCATGCCTCCTTTGCTTCAGTCCGCGCAGCTAAAGCCTGATGTGACCATAACATCTGCTGATTCAGATGATGAAGTCGATGTATCAGATGATGAgag CATGGAAACTATAACACTCGGGGATAAAAAAATTGGAATCAAGACCAGTGTCCTGGAAGAGAAGGCCACGGCTTGTAATATGCTGTGCTGCTATGCCGATGAGTTGAAGGAAGGTTTCTACCCATGGGTTGATCAG GTGGCTCCAACATTGGTCCCCCTTTTAAAGTTTTACTTCCACGAAGAAGTCCGGAAGGCTGCTGTTTCAG CAATGCCTGAGCTATTGAGGTCTGCAAAATTGGCTGTGGAGAAAGGGATTGCTCAGGGGCGTAATGAGACATATGTTAAGCAGTTGTCTGACTACATAATTCCTGCTATGGTGGAAGCTTTGCATAAG GAACCTGATACGGAGATATGTGCAAGTATGTTGGACTCATTAAACGAATGTCTGCAG ATTTCGGGTCCGCTGCTAGATGAGAGTCAGGTTAAAAGCATTGTGGATGAGTTAAAACAGGTTATCACTGCTAGTTCTAGCAGAAAAGGAGAGAGAGCTGAGAGAGCCAAATCTGAAGATTTTGATGCCGAGGAAGGAGAATTCCTTAAAGAGGAAAACGAGCAAGAGGAAGAAGTATTTGACCAA GTTGGTGAAATCATAGGAACTTTGATCAAAACATTTAAGActtctttcttgcctttcttTGATGAACTCTCATCATACCTCATGCCAATGTGG GGAAAAGATAAAACAGCTGAAGAGAGACGGATTGCGATATGTATCTTTGATGATTTGGCTGAGCAATGCCGTGAAGCAGCTCTGAA ATATTATGATACTTATTTTCCTTTCCTATTGGAAGCATGCAATGATGAAAGCCCAGATGTCCGACAG GCTGCTGTGTATGGGATTGGGATTTGTGCAGAATTTGGTGGTTCTGTGGTTAAACCACTTGTTGGAG AGGCTCTTTCAAGGCTCAATATAGTTATTAGGCATCCTAATGCCTTACAACAAGACAATGTAATGGCATACGACAATGCTGTTTCGGCTCTGGGCAAAATATGCCAATTTCATCGCGACAGCATCAATTCAGCGCAG GTGGTTCCTGCCTGGTTGAGTTGCTTGCCGATAAAGGGTGATCTTATTGAAGCAAAAGTTGTTCACGACCAGCTTTGCTCGATGGTTGAGAG GTCTGATACGGACCTTTTGGGTCCCAACAATcagttcctcccaaaaattGTTACCGTGTTTGCTGAG GTTCTGTGTGCAGGTAAGGATCTAGCCACAGAGCAAACTGCTGGTCGAATGATTAATTTATTAAGGCAACTACAACAGACTCTTCCTCCGTCTGTTCTGGCCTCGACGTGGTCATCCTTGCAGCCACAGCAGCAACTTACATTGCAGTCAATTTTGTCATAG